The Nitrospirales bacterium genome includes a window with the following:
- a CDS encoding CpsD/CapB family tyrosine-protein kinase, with amino-acid sequence MSKMYEALQYAYTEQDSKSRERLVPPLFVEKPLEKKEDTLPPVVRTLAEEEPVLDYGNAGLSMEPEMLQLHQSITSLLPDTQSNILQFIGSHSGVGTSSILREYGKVIAKQYGKSVLLIDVDFQPSSSQHQAFGVHPREPLQSLMQNGGSMDSVITRVEQTRISLSRFADNRQSNLHVSTSHTDYRRIWEFLRKQFDLILIDSPPLGSSVDSLALSAAVDGVVMVVEAEKTRSPIILTLKDRIIRRGGRVLGVAFNKQRHYIPGWAYRWL; translated from the coding sequence ATGAGCAAAATGTATGAAGCCTTACAATATGCCTATACGGAGCAGGATTCCAAAAGTCGAGAGAGACTAGTACCCCCGTTGTTCGTTGAAAAGCCTCTTGAGAAAAAGGAGGATACTCTTCCCCCTGTCGTCCGGACTCTTGCTGAGGAGGAACCGGTGTTGGATTATGGCAACGCCGGCCTGTCAATGGAGCCGGAAATGCTCCAACTTCATCAATCGATTACATCTCTGCTGCCCGATACGCAGAGCAATATTCTGCAGTTTATCGGCAGTCATTCGGGTGTGGGAACGTCGAGCATTCTTCGGGAATATGGCAAAGTTATCGCCAAACAATATGGCAAGTCAGTCTTATTAATCGATGTGGATTTCCAGCCTTCTTCCTCTCAGCATCAAGCATTCGGAGTTCATCCAAGAGAACCATTGCAAAGTCTCATGCAGAATGGCGGTTCAATGGACTCAGTCATCACACGAGTGGAGCAAACGCGAATCTCTCTATCTCGTTTCGCCGACAACAGACAGTCGAATCTACATGTTTCCACGAGTCATACGGACTATCGGCGAATCTGGGAATTCCTTCGAAAACAGTTTGATCTTATACTCATCGATTCTCCGCCGCTTGGCTCATCTGTGGATAGTTTGGCTCTGAGTGCTGCGGTGGATGGCGTTGTGATGGTTGTGGAAGCTGAAAAAACACGATCCCCGATTATTCTTACGCTCAAGGATCGGATTATCAGGCGAGGTGGACGGGTTCTTGGAGTCGCTTTTAACAAGCAACGTCACTATATTCCCGGTTGGGCATACCGGTGGCTCTAA